A genomic stretch from Chitinophagaceae bacterium includes:
- the sucC gene encoding ADP-forming succinate--CoA ligase subunit beta translates to MNLHEYQAKELLKKYNVPVQEGFACGTVHEAEDAYRQIKNQSGSSFAVVKAQIHAGGRGKGTVKETGYNGVKVAKNLDQITEFAKGILGGTLVTIQTGPAGKVVNKILVAQDMYYDGPTERKEFYLSILLDRTKKQNVIMYSTEGGMNIEDVAHDTPEKIFKEWVHPSGMLQGVHARKIAFNLGLSGEAFKNCVKFVTNLYNAYVGLDCSMLEINPLFKAADNKIIAVDCKMNVDDNALIRHADVAAMRDVTEEDPTEVEAGNHNLNFIKLDGNVGCMVNGAGLAMATMDMIQLSGGQPANFLDVGGTANAQTVEAGFKIILKDPSVKAILINIFGGIVRCDRVAAGVIDAYKSIGDITVPIIVRLQGTNAVEAKKLIDESGLKVQSAIQLSEAAELVKKAVA, encoded by the coding sequence ATGAACCTCCACGAATACCAGGCCAAAGAATTACTGAAAAAATACAATGTTCCCGTGCAGGAAGGCTTTGCCTGCGGAACGGTACATGAGGCAGAAGATGCTTACCGCCAGATCAAAAACCAGAGCGGCAGCAGCTTTGCCGTAGTGAAAGCGCAGATCCATGCAGGTGGCCGTGGTAAAGGAACCGTAAAAGAAACCGGTTACAATGGGGTAAAAGTGGCAAAGAATTTAGACCAGATTACTGAATTTGCAAAAGGCATCCTGGGTGGCACACTGGTAACTATTCAAACCGGGCCTGCCGGTAAAGTTGTGAACAAAATTTTGGTGGCACAGGACATGTATTACGATGGACCAACTGAACGCAAAGAATTTTACCTGTCGATCTTACTCGACCGTACAAAAAAACAAAACGTTATCATGTACAGTACCGAAGGCGGTATGAACATTGAAGACGTAGCACATGATACGCCTGAAAAAATATTTAAAGAGTGGGTTCATCCGTCCGGTATGTTACAGGGTGTCCATGCAAGAAAGATTGCTTTTAATCTCGGCCTGAGTGGTGAAGCATTTAAGAACTGTGTGAAATTCGTTACCAATCTGTACAACGCTTATGTTGGTTTGGATTGCAGTATGCTTGAAATTAACCCGCTGTTTAAAGCTGCAGATAATAAGATCATAGCAGTTGACTGTAAAATGAATGTAGATGATAATGCACTTATCCGTCATGCAGATGTTGCAGCCATGAGAGATGTAACAGAAGAAGACCCAACTGAAGTGGAAGCTGGTAATCACAACCTCAACTTTATTAAATTAGATGGCAATGTGGGTTGTATGGTGAATGGTGCAGGATTAGCCATGGCAACAATGGATATGATTCAGCTCAGTGGTGGACAGCCAGCCAACTTCCTCGATGTGGGCGGTACTGCCAATGCACAAACAGTGGAAGCAGGTTTCAAAATCATTTTAAAAGACCCGAGCGTAAAAGCAATTCTCATCAACATCTTTGGCGGTATTGTTCGCTGCGACCGTGTTGCTGCAGGTGTAATTGATGCATACAAAAGCATTGGTGATATTACTGTTCCCATCATTGTGCGTTTACAGGGAACCAATGCAGTGGAAGCAAAGAAACTGATCGATGAAAGCGGTTTAAAAGTGCAGAGCGCTATCCAGTTAAGCGAAGCAGCTGAACTGGTGAAGAAGGCAGTAGCGTAA
- the glmS gene encoding glutamine--fructose-6-phosphate transaminase (isomerizing), with protein sequence MCGIVGYTGPREAYPIVITGLKRLEYRGYDSTGVALLNGGLKVYKKKGRVADLEESILGKNLHSNIGIGHTRWATHGEPSDRNAHPHTSASGKLAMIHNGIIENYAQIKKELVNNGYTFTSDTDTEVLLNFIEDIKKNNECDLEEAVRVALKRITGAYCILLIDEDDPHTIIAARKGSPLVIGVGKGEHFLGSDASPMLEYTKEVVYVNDYELAIVKPDELILKNLGNEKITPFITKLDMELAAIEKGGYDHFMLKEIFEQPSTIHDCLRGRLNAAAGTITMSGVMKNIEHFKNANRIIIIACGTSWHAGLLAEYVIEELCRIPVEVEYASEFRYRNPIVNKGDIIIAISQSGETADTLVAIERAKENGAIIFGIVNVVGSSIARISDGGAYTHAGPEIGVASTKAFTGQLAVIMMMALKIAKEKGSISDERYTNLLLELDAVPEKVDAILKSADLLKVIAEKYKTAGDALFLGRGYNFPIALEGALKLKEISYIHAEGYPAAEMKHGPIALVDENLPVVFVATKDSYHEKIVSNMQEIKARKGKIIAVITEGDDVIPGLADDVFYVPAADEIIAPLLSTIPLQLLSYYMGITRGVDVDKPRNLAKSVTVE encoded by the coding sequence ATGTGTGGAATAGTAGGTTATACCGGTCCCCGTGAAGCGTATCCAATTGTCATCACCGGTTTAAAACGTTTAGAATACCGTGGTTACGACAGTACGGGTGTGGCCTTATTAAACGGCGGACTGAAAGTGTATAAAAAGAAAGGCCGTGTGGCCGACCTGGAAGAAAGTATCCTGGGTAAAAATCTGCACTCCAATATTGGCATCGGGCATACTCGCTGGGCAACACATGGTGAACCAAGCGACAGGAATGCACATCCGCATACAAGTGCAAGCGGAAAACTGGCCATGATTCATAATGGCATCATTGAAAACTATGCACAGATCAAAAAAGAACTGGTGAACAACGGTTATACGTTTACCAGCGATACCGATACCGAAGTGCTCCTGAATTTTATTGAAGACATTAAGAAGAATAATGAATGCGATCTGGAAGAAGCTGTTCGGGTTGCATTAAAAAGAATTACCGGTGCCTATTGTATTTTATTAATTGATGAAGACGATCCTCACACCATCATTGCCGCAAGAAAAGGAAGTCCCTTAGTAATTGGTGTAGGCAAAGGCGAACATTTTTTAGGCAGTGATGCAAGCCCCATGCTTGAGTACACCAAAGAAGTGGTGTATGTAAACGATTATGAACTGGCCATTGTAAAACCAGATGAACTCATTCTGAAAAACCTGGGTAATGAAAAAATAACTCCCTTCATTACTAAACTCGATATGGAACTGGCGGCCATTGAAAAAGGCGGCTACGACCATTTCATGCTGAAAGAAATTTTTGAACAGCCATCCACCATCCATGATTGTTTACGTGGAAGACTGAATGCAGCAGCAGGAACCATCACCATGAGTGGTGTAATGAAGAATATTGAACATTTTAAAAATGCCAACCGCATCATCATCATAGCTTGCGGTACAAGCTGGCATGCAGGTTTACTTGCTGAATATGTGATTGAAGAATTATGCCGCATTCCGGTTGAAGTGGAATATGCAAGTGAATTCCGTTACAGAAACCCGATTGTAAATAAAGGTGATATAATTATCGCCATCAGCCAGAGTGGTGAAACAGCCGACACATTAGTAGCCATTGAACGTGCCAAAGAAAACGGTGCCATCATTTTTGGAATTGTGAATGTGGTTGGTTCATCCATTGCACGTATCAGTGATGGTGGTGCTTACACACATGCAGGACCGGAAATTGGCGTGGCGTCAACCAAAGCATTTACAGGGCAGCTTGCTGTTATCATGATGATGGCTTTGAAAATTGCAAAAGAAAAAGGCAGCATCAGTGATGAACGTTACACTAACTTATTACTCGAACTCGATGCAGTTCCTGAAAAAGTAGATGCAATTTTAAAGAGTGCTGATCTGCTGAAAGTAATTGCAGAAAAATATAAAACCGCAGGCGATGCATTGTTCCTGGGCCGTGGATATAATTTCCCCATTGCATTAGAAGGTGCATTAAAGCTGAAAGAAATTTCTTACATCCATGCAGAAGGTTATCCCGCTGCTGAAATGAAACATGGTCCCATTGCTTTGGTAGATGAAAATTTACCTGTCGTGTTTGTTGCAACAAAAGACAGCTATCATGAAAAGATTGTAAGCAACATGCAGGAAATAAAAGCACGCAAGGGAAAGATTATTGCAGTAATCACTGAAGGTGACGATGTAATTCCCGGCCTGGCAGATGATGTGTTTTATGTACCCGCTGCCGATGAAATTATTGCGCCCCTGCTCAGCACCATTCCCTTACAGTTGTTAAGTTACTATATGGGTATTACAAGAGGTGTGGATGTTGACAAACCAAGAAACTTAGCGAAGAGTGTAACGGTTGAATAG
- a CDS encoding MFS transporter, which translates to MKLFKPITRTIWIISFVSLFTDMASEMLYPVMPVYLKSIGYSVMVIGILEGFAEAIAGLGKSYFGRLSDASGKRLPFVRLGYLLSAIAKPMLALSTQLWWIFSARFLDRAGKGLRTAPRDALLSDETIPENKATVFGFHRMMDTFGAVLGPLIALLYLYFYPGDYKRLFLFAFIPGIAAIIFTWLAKEKKTDYVPKNAIPFHQTFRYWKEANVSYRKLLIGLLLFALFNSSDVFLLLKMKAAGLSDTSVIAVYIFYNLIFALAAFPLGKLADRIGMRNIFLMGLLFFCITYTGFALTSSIPVFIALFFCYGIYAAATDGISKAWISNLVPKTETASAIGLYTGLQSIAALIASSLAGFLWFRFGAVIVFSLAAIVALLAFAWITLQLPRQK; encoded by the coding sequence ATGAAGTTATTCAAACCAATTACACGAACCATCTGGATCATTTCATTCGTCAGCCTGTTTACAGATATGGCCAGTGAAATGCTGTATCCTGTTATGCCTGTTTACCTGAAAAGCATTGGATATTCAGTGATGGTAATTGGTATACTTGAAGGTTTTGCTGAAGCCATTGCAGGATTGGGTAAAAGTTATTTCGGACGGTTGAGTGATGCAAGCGGTAAGCGTTTGCCATTTGTAAGGTTGGGTTATTTACTCAGTGCCATCGCAAAACCAATGCTTGCATTAAGTACACAGTTATGGTGGATCTTTTCTGCAAGATTTCTTGACAGAGCAGGTAAGGGCTTACGTACTGCCCCACGTGATGCATTGCTGAGCGATGAAACAATTCCGGAAAATAAAGCAACTGTATTTGGCTTTCACCGCATGATGGATACGTTTGGTGCTGTGTTAGGTCCATTGATTGCTTTGCTGTATTTATATTTTTATCCCGGCGATTATAAACGTTTATTCCTGTTTGCTTTTATTCCCGGTATTGCTGCCATTATTTTTACCTGGCTGGCAAAAGAAAAGAAAACTGATTATGTTCCAAAGAATGCAATTCCATTTCATCAAACTTTCCGCTACTGGAAAGAGGCAAATGTTTCTTACCGGAAGTTGCTGATTGGTTTACTGTTATTTGCATTATTCAATAGCTCAGATGTATTTCTGTTATTGAAAATGAAAGCGGCAGGTTTATCAGACACGTCGGTGATTGCAGTTTATATTTTTTACAATTTGATCTTTGCATTAGCTGCATTTCCTCTTGGCAAACTTGCCGACAGAATTGGTATGCGAAATATCTTTTTAATGGGTCTTCTTTTTTTCTGTATCACCTATACAGGCTTTGCCTTAACCTCATCTATTCCTGTTTTTATTGCTTTGTTTTTCTGCTATGGTATTTATGCAGCAGCTACGGATGGAATATCCAAAGCATGGATCAGCAATCTTGTTCCCAAAACTGAAACAGCATCAGCCATTGGATTGTATACCGGACTGCAGAGTATTGCTGCACTGATCGCCAGTTCTTTAGCAGGGTTTCTCTGGTTTCGTTTCGGAGCTGTGATTGTTTTCAGTTTAGCTGCAATTGTTGCCCTGCTTGCATTTGCATGGATTACCCTGCAGCTACCCCGCCAAAAATAA
- a CDS encoding purine-nucleoside phosphorylase produces the protein MSDILQKIHETVAFIRSHYTEESSVGVVLGSGLGQFTNELTVEKEISYSDIPHFPVSTVEGHKGKLVFGTLGNKKVVVMAGRFHYYEGYSIEEVVYPIRVMKYLGIKTIILSNAAGGVNPNYEVGELMIIKDHISQFGINPLIGKNISEFGPRFPDMSEPYNKGLIAKAKAIAARLNIKVEEGVYLGVTGPTFETRSEYKMIHVLGGDAVGMSTVPEVIVAVHMGLPVFAMSVITDIGIREEENKITHAEVLEAAQAAEPKMTAIVKQLIIEL, from the coding sequence ATGAGTGATATTTTACAGAAGATCCATGAAACAGTAGCCTTTATCCGCAGTCATTATACAGAAGAATCATCTGTAGGGGTTGTATTGGGCAGTGGTTTGGGACAGTTTACCAATGAACTGACAGTTGAAAAAGAAATCAGTTACAGTGATATTCCGCATTTCCCGGTGTCAACGGTTGAAGGGCACAAGGGCAAGCTGGTGTTTGGAACATTAGGCAATAAGAAAGTGGTTGTAATGGCCGGACGTTTTCATTATTATGAAGGTTACAGCATTGAGGAAGTAGTTTATCCTATCCGTGTCATGAAATATCTTGGTATTAAAACCATTATTCTAAGTAATGCAGCCGGTGGTGTAAATCCAAATTATGAAGTGGGAGAGCTAATGATCATTAAGGATCATATCAGCCAGTTTGGAATTAATCCGTTGATTGGAAAAAATATAAGCGAATTCGGCCCCCGTTTTCCTGATATGAGTGAGCCGTACAACAAAGGCCTGATTGCAAAAGCAAAAGCGATTGCTGCACGTTTAAATATTAAAGTGGAAGAAGGTGTGTATCTCGGTGTAACCGGTCCAACTTTTGAAACACGCAGCGAGTATAAAATGATTCATGTGCTGGGTGGCGATGCTGTAGGTATGAGCACTGTTCCTGAAGTGATCGTTGCAGTACACATGGGCCTGCCTGTTTTTGCCATGAGTGTAATTACTGATATCGGCATTCGTGAAGAAGAAAATAAAATTACACATGCTGAAGTGCTGGAAGCGGCGCAGGCAGCAGAACCAAAGATGACAGCAATTGTAAAACAGCTCATCATTGAACTTTAA
- a CDS encoding penicillin-binding protein: MRTSVKYLWRAFFIGLGTFILIVILANFGVFGKMPSLEELENPSASLASEVIASDGTMMGKFYTEDRTNVEYKDISKNIVNALIAAEDERFYDHSGIDGRALARAISKLGTDGGGSTITQQLALNLFRERAKNKIARTIQKIQEWIIAVKLERNFTKEEIIALYLNTVEYSDNVFGIRNASKTFFQKEPSLVTVEEAALLVGMVNAPYAYNPRIFPPRAMQKRNAVINDMVRNKFVTEAEGNRIKNSPIRLNYKKLDESTGLAPYFRDVLRDQMKKWCKEHEKSNGENYNIYRDGLKIYTTINPRMQLYAEEAVAKHMSALQKNYWTLPWVKDNSIWKGHEKILERAMKESDRWKKMEEEGASEEIIRKAFRTKVKMRVFAWNAKDIQIQ; the protein is encoded by the coding sequence ATGCGTACATCCGTTAAATATTTATGGCGTGCCTTCTTTATTGGCCTTGGAACTTTTATACTTATTGTGATCCTGGCCAATTTTGGTGTTTTCGGCAAAATGCCTTCCCTGGAAGAATTGGAAAACCCTTCTGCTTCTCTAGCCAGTGAAGTCATTGCTTCAGATGGAACAATGATGGGGAAGTTCTACACTGAAGACAGAACCAATGTTGAATACAAAGACATTTCGAAGAATATTGTCAATGCATTGATTGCTGCAGAAGATGAACGTTTTTATGATCACTCCGGTATTGATGGCCGTGCCCTGGCAAGAGCTATTTCAAAACTGGGAACCGATGGCGGTGGCAGTACCATTACCCAGCAGCTGGCATTAAACCTCTTTAGAGAAAGAGCCAAGAATAAAATTGCAAGAACCATTCAAAAAATTCAGGAGTGGATCATTGCTGTAAAACTGGAACGCAATTTTACCAAAGAAGAAATCATTGCTCTTTATCTCAATACAGTTGAATACAGCGACAATGTGTTTGGTATCCGTAATGCATCCAAAACATTTTTCCAGAAAGAACCATCACTTGTTACAGTTGAAGAAGCTGCATTGCTGGTAGGAATGGTGAATGCACCTTATGCATACAATCCAAGAATCTTTCCTCCCCGTGCCATGCAGAAACGCAATGCAGTGATCAATGATATGGTGCGGAATAAGTTTGTTACAGAAGCAGAAGGGAACAGAATTAAAAACAGTCCCATCAGGCTCAACTATAAAAAGCTCGATGAAAGTACAGGGCTTGCTCCTTACTTCCGTGATGTATTAAGAGACCAGATGAAGAAATGGTGCAAGGAACATGAAAAAAGTAATGGCGAAAATTACAATATCTACCGTGATGGATTAAAGATCTATACCACCATTAACCCACGTATGCAGTTGTATGCTGAAGAAGCAGTAGCCAAACATATGAGTGCATTGCAGAAAAACTACTGGACCTTACCCTGGGTGAAAGACAACAGCATCTGGAAAGGACATGAAAAAATTCTGGAAAGGGCAATGAAGGAAAGTGACCGCTGGAAAAAAATGGAAGAAGAAGGTGCCAGTGAAGAAATCATCCGCAAAGCTTTCAGAACAAAAGTAAAAATGAGAGTATTTGCATGGAATGCAAAAGATATACAGATACAATAA
- a CDS encoding polymer-forming cytoskeletal protein → MFNSKSNSSGKETTTTGMATIIAGGTEIHGNIESKGDIRVDGTLVGNLTTSSKVLVGASGIITGDVIAQQADVLGQINGNVRVAELLYLKNNCEVNGNLFAGQLQVDATASFNGECHMGATAVSNSTGSMANVVGIHKEQMNAVANDQ, encoded by the coding sequence ATGTTCAACAGCAAATCCAATTCCTCCGGGAAAGAAACAACAACCACAGGTATGGCCACTATTATTGCTGGCGGTACCGAAATTCATGGCAACATTGAAAGCAAAGGCGATATCAGGGTAGATGGAACCCTTGTCGGAAATCTCACCACATCTTCTAAAGTACTGGTTGGTGCAAGCGGTATTATTACCGGCGATGTAATTGCACAGCAGGCTGATGTGCTGGGACAGATCAATGGAAATGTTCGTGTTGCAGAATTGCTTTATTTAAAAAACAACTGCGAAGTAAATGGCAATTTATTTGCCGGTCAGCTGCAGGTTGATGCCACTGCTTCGTTTAATGGTGAATGTCACATGGGCGCCACTGCTGTTTCAAACAGTACAGGTTCAATGGCCAATGTGGTGGGCATCCATAAAGAGCAGATGAATGCAGTCGCCAACGACCAATAA
- a CDS encoding SprT-like domain-containing protein: MSKQEVPLHALQQYLPDGSLEPVLQYLHQYKIHLTITRERNTILGDYRHAVDQKNHRISVNGNLNKFAFLVTLLHEVAHLLAFENFGHRIAPHGKEWKNEYSKILALFLLKKIFPADIEKALLKSLQNPSATSCGEEHLMRVLKNHDVRKEGILLVEQLKDGQLFKLKDGRVFKKGEKLRKRHKAIDVKSGALYLFSGVYEVEVMSE, translated from the coding sequence ATGAGTAAACAGGAAGTTCCCTTACATGCTTTGCAGCAATATTTACCGGATGGTTCACTGGAACCTGTGCTGCAATACCTGCACCAGTACAAAATTCATTTAACTATTACCCGTGAACGCAATACGATCTTAGGCGATTACCGTCATGCCGTTGACCAGAAGAATCACCGCATCAGTGTAAATGGCAATCTCAACAAATTTGCATTCCTTGTTACATTGCTGCATGAAGTGGCGCATTTACTTGCCTTTGAAAATTTTGGTCACCGCATTGCGCCGCACGGAAAAGAATGGAAGAATGAATACAGTAAGATCCTTGCACTGTTCCTGTTAAAGAAAATCTTTCCTGCTGATATTGAAAAAGCATTGCTGAAGTCCTTACAAAATCCATCGGCCACCAGTTGCGGTGAAGAACATTTAATGCGTGTGCTGAAAAATCATGATGTAAGAAAAGAAGGTATTCTTTTGGTGGAACAATTAAAAGACGGGCAGCTATTCAAACTAAAAGATGGCCGTGTTTTTAAAAAAGGAGAGAAGCTTCGTAAAAGGCATAAAGCAATTGATGTAAAGAGTGGAGCTTTGTATTTGTTCAGTGGGGTGTATGAGGTGGAGGTGATGAGTGAGTGA
- a CDS encoding CHRD domain-containing protein: protein MRKVFLSAFAVAALFTISSCSKQDPAVVQVQYQAILLPSNEVPARVSDGYGSALGYYNTETKVLTLRITYNNLKAPLTAWHIHKAPAGVNGPVIFNFGVPVPNEFYYISSPLTADQENDLVTANYYVNLHSTLYPGGEIRGQLLKR from the coding sequence ATGAGAAAAGTATTTCTATCCGCTTTCGCCGTTGCTGCCCTATTTACCATTTCATCGTGCAGCAAGCAGGATCCTGCTGTTGTTCAGGTTCAATACCAGGCAATTTTACTGCCTTCCAATGAAGTTCCGGCAAGAGTTTCTGATGGCTATGGTTCTGCACTTGGTTATTATAATACCGAAACAAAAGTTCTTACACTGAGAATTACTTATAACAATCTGAAAGCTCCGTTAACTGCCTGGCATATTCACAAAGCACCTGCAGGAGTAAACGGGCCGGTTATTTTTAATTTCGGGGTGCCGGTACCAAATGAGTTTTATTATATCTCTTCCCCTCTTACTGCCGATCAGGAAAACGACCTGGTTACAGCAAATTATTATGTGAACCTCCACAGCACACTTTATCCTGGCGGAGAAATAAGAGGTCAATTACTGAAACGATAA
- a CDS encoding GNAT family N-acetyltransferase: MSSTVTLRSIQTADNAGLAVIVRTSLAEFGANKPGTVFFDPTTDALYELFQTKGSAYFVAEENGVLLGGGGIFPTEGLPSKTCELVKMYLHKNARGKGLGKLLIEYCLTWAKQNGYNQCYLETMPELKQALKVYELMGFTYLDGPLGNSGHFGCDRWMLKKL, encoded by the coding sequence ATGTCTTCAACTGTTACTCTCCGTTCCATTCAAACGGCCGACAATGCAGGGCTTGCTGTTATTGTCCGTACTTCATTAGCTGAGTTTGGTGCCAACAAACCCGGCACTGTTTTTTTCGATCCAACTACTGATGCTTTGTATGAACTCTTTCAAACAAAGGGCAGTGCTTATTTTGTTGCCGAAGAAAATGGAGTGCTGCTGGGAGGCGGAGGTATTTTTCCAACAGAAGGTTTACCATCTAAAACCTGTGAGCTGGTAAAAATGTACTTACACAAAAATGCAAGAGGTAAAGGATTGGGCAAACTACTGATTGAATATTGTCTTACATGGGCAAAGCAGAATGGTTACAATCAATGCTATTTAGAAACCATGCCCGAATTAAAACAGGCTTTAAAAGTATATGAACTGATGGGCTTTACTTACCTCGATGGGCCACTTGGCAACAGTGGTCATTTTGGTTGCGACAGGTGGATGCTGAAGAAGTTGTGA
- a CDS encoding heavy-metal-associated domain-containing protein has protein sequence MKKLLLFVFLLSVFFGKAQFKSATLQASGLTCAMCSNAINKSLKTLSFVEKVDADIANSSFLIIFKQGAEINFDQLRKKVEDAGFSVAKLQIVTVFNNTAIENDKSVTVEGKVFHFLNIKNQVLNGEQTITIVDKNFVPVKEYKKFAAFTKAESFKTGQAQGTRIYHVTI, from the coding sequence ATGAAGAAATTACTTTTGTTTGTTTTTCTGCTGTCGGTTTTCTTTGGGAAAGCACAGTTTAAATCGGCCACATTACAGGCCAGCGGATTAACCTGCGCCATGTGCAGCAATGCCATCAACAAATCATTAAAGACACTTTCTTTTGTAGAGAAGGTGGATGCAGATATTGCCAACTCTTCTTTTCTCATCATCTTTAAACAGGGAGCTGAAATTAATTTTGATCAGCTGCGGAAGAAGGTGGAGGATGCAGGTTTCTCTGTTGCTAAACTGCAGATCGTGACTGTGTTCAATAATACAGCTATTGAAAATGACAAGTCTGTAACGGTTGAAGGAAAAGTATTTCATTTCCTGAATATTAAAAACCAGGTGCTGAATGGTGAACAGACGATTACAATCGTTGACAAGAATTTTGTACCTGTAAAAGAGTACAAAAAATTTGCAGCATTCACCAAAGCTGAAAGTTTTAAAACAGGGCAGGCACAGGGTACACGTATTTATCATGTAACTATTTAA